A part of Diprion similis isolate iyDipSimi1 chromosome 12, iyDipSimi1.1, whole genome shotgun sequence genomic DNA contains:
- the LOC124413693 gene encoding regulator of nonsense transcripts 1 homolog — MSVDAYGPSSQTLTFLDTEEADLIGADTQGSEFDFTDFTLPSPSQTQASQHEGGQSQPVQVNGTTGGGNSSLDLKITGATQSLAELQFEEEEEEAYYNRDLPEHACKYCGIHEASCVVMCNACRKWFCNGRGNTCGSHIINHLVRAKHKEVTLHRDGPLGETVLECYSCGVRNVFVLGFIPAKADSVVVLLCRQPCAAQSSLKDMNWDQEQWKPLIADRSFLAWLVKIPSDQEQLRARQMSAQQMNKLEELWRDNVDATFQDLEKPGVDEEPQQVLLRYEDGYQYQNIFGPLVKLEADYDKRLKESQTQENIEVRWDVGLNKKTIAYFMLAKTDGDMKLMHGDELRLRYLGELHKPWSGIGHVIKIPDNYGEEVGIELKNNSGAPTECISNFVVDFIWKSTSFDRMQLALRKFAVDDSSVSGYIYHRLLGHEVEEVLFRCHLPKHFSAPNLPDLNRSQVYAVKHAVQRPLSLIQGPPGTGKTVTSATIVYQLVKQNGGPVLVCAPSNTAVDQLTDKIHKSNLKVVRLCAKSREAIDSPVSFLALHNQIKNMETNNELQKLQQLKDETGELSSVDEKRYRLLKKTAEKELLEAADVICCTCVGAGDPRLHRLKFHSILIDESMQATEPECMVPVVLGAKQLILVGDHCQLGPVVMCKKAARAGLSQSLFERLVVLGIRPFRLEVQYRMHPDLSRFPSNFFYEGSLQNGVCADERKLLKIDFPWPAPDKPMFFYVTQGQEEIAGSGTSYLNRTEASNVEKITTRFLRCGVKPEQIGVITPYEGQRAYLVQYMQYQGSLYSKLYQEIEVASVDAFQGREKDIIIMSCVRSNEHQGIGFLNDPRRLNVALTRAKYGIIIVGNPKVLSKQPLWNHLLSFYKEQKVLVEGPLNNLKESMIQFAKPKKLVNAANPGSHFMSTSMYDAREALIPGSVYDRSGNQVNGTQNHNPYYQRNVPLDIFSRTHDTISYISPERAQAAMNNVPVPVGMFMNMAHVPPRFYNQHQQALQARQNLRNRRGTTSAKNKTGPRGSKLSQTEQNTQPYSQPGLPLTQGTTQGMSQPGFSLSQPGLSQAELSQDSFAVGEFQSQMDGLLSQDSTYQGDRSGFYQSGQSQAGGQFSQPY, encoded by the exons ATGAGTGTCGACGCGTACGGGCCTAGCAGCCAAACCCTGACTTTCTTGGACACGGAGGAAGCTGATTTGATCGGGGCAGATACGCAGGGGAGCGAATTCGACTTCACTGACTTCACTTTACCCTCGCCGAGTCAAACCCAGGCTTCCCAGCACGAAGGAGGCCAGAGCCAACCCGTTCAG GTGAATGGCACAACTGGTGGTGGGAATTCTTCGCTCGACTTGAAAATTACCGGCGCCACTCAAAGTCTTGCCGAACTGCAAtttgaagaggaagaagaggaagcaTACTATAATCGAGACCTGCCGGAACATGCGTGTAAATACTGCGGCATTCATGAAGCGTCATGTGTCGTTATGTGCAACGCGTGTCGCAAATGGTTCTGCAATGGCCGTGGCAATACTTGTGGTTCGCACATCATCAATCACTTGGTGCGTGCCAAACATAAGGAGGTCACTTTGCACAG GGATGGTCCATTGGGTGAAACGGTACTGGAATGCTACTCCTGTGGTGTAAGAAATGTTTTCGTGCTGGGTTTTATTCCCGCCAAAGCCGACTCTGTGGTGGTTTTACTTTGTCGACAACCCTGTGCCGCTCAAAGCTCTTTGAAGGATATGAATTG GGATCAGGAGCAATGGAAACCACTAATCGCGGATCGCAGTTTTCTGGCTTGGTTGGTTAAGATCCCATCTGATCAGGAGCAATTGAGAGCTAGGCAAATGTCTGCTCAACAAATGAACAAACTGGAAGAGTTATGGAGAGACAACGTAGATGCAACGTTTCAGGACCTAGAAAAACCAGGGGTTGACGAAGAGCCGCAACAAGTTCTTCTCCGTTACGAAGATGGatatcaatatcaaaatatatttGGTCCGCTTGTGAAGTTGGAAGCTGACTACGATAAGCGCCTTAAGGAGTCACAGACGCAAGAAAATATAGAG GTACGCTGGGACGTAGGTTTAAACAAGAAGACCATTGCTTACTTCATGCTTGCTAAAACGGATGGTGATATGAAATTGATGCATGGTGATGAATTGAGATTGCGCTACTTGGGAGAGCTCCACAAGCCATGGTCAGGAATTGGGCATGTGATAAAGATACCTGATAATTACGGAGAAGAAGTTggcattgaattaaaaaataactcaGGTGCACCAACAGAATGCATCAGCAACTTTGTGGTGGATTTCATTTGGAAAAGCACGAGTTTCGATCG AATGCAACTGGCTTTACGTAAATTCGCCGTTGATGACTCTTCTGTGTCTGGATATATTTATCACAGACTCCTTGGTCACGAAGTTGAAGAAGTTCTGTTTCGTTGCCACTTGCCAAAACACTTTAGCGCTCCAAATCTACCAGATTTGAATAGATCACAAGTTTATGCTGTGAAACATGCTGTACAAAGACCTTTGTCCCTTATCCAGGGGCCTCCAGGTACTGGTAAAACTGTAACTAGTGCAACCATAGTTTACCAGCTGGTAAAACAAAACGGAGGTCCGGTATTGGTCTGCGCACCTTCTAATACTGCGGTTGACCAATTAACTGACAAAATCCATAAGTCTAATTTAAAGGTTGTTCGCTTATGTGCCAAGTCGAGAGAAGCCATTGACTCACCGGTCAGTTTTCTTGCCCTACATAACCAGATAAAGAACATGGAAACAAATAACGAACTGCAAAAGTTGCAGCAGCTGAAAGATGAAACTGGTGAATTATCGagcgttgatgagaaacgttATAGACTTTTGAAAAAGACGGCAGAGAAGGAGCTTTTAGAGGCTGCCGACGTTATTTGTTGCACCTGCGTCGGAGCAGGAGATCCAAGATTACACCGTTTGAAATTCCACTCGATTTTGATTGATGAAAGCATGCAAGCTACGGAACCTGAATGCATGGTGCCTGTGGTCTTGGGAGCCAAACAATTGATTCTAGTTGGTGATCACTGCCAATTAGGACCAGTTGTAATGTGCAAAAAAGCAGCTAGAGCTGGCTTATCTCAATCTTTATTTGAACGACTTGTTGTACTGGGTATTCGTCCGTTCCGTTTAGAAGTTCAGTACCGTATGCATCCAGACCTGTCTCGGTtcccatcaaattttttctacgaaGGCTCTCTGCAGAACGGTGTCTGTGCTGATGAAAGGAAGTtactgaaaattgattttccatGGCCTGCGCCTGACAAGCCTATGTTCTTTTACGTTACCCAAGGGCAAGAAGAAATCGCTGGTAGCGGCACGTCGTATCTCAATCGAACTGAAGCTTCTAACGTCGAAAAAATTACCACCAGATTTTTACGTTGCGGTGTTAAACCTGAACAGATCGGAGTAATTACACCGTACGAAGGTCAGAGAGCTTATCTGGTTCAGTACATGCAATACCAAGGTTCTTTATACTCAAAACTCTATCAAGAAATAGAGGTTGCTAGTGTCGACGCTTTCCAAGGTCGAGAAAAAGACATAATCATCATGTCTTGCGTTCGATCAAATGAACATCAAGGAATTGGCTTCTTAAACGATCCCAGAAGATTGAACGTCGCACTTACTCGTGCTAAGTACGGTATAATCATTGTTGGAAATCCGAAAGTATTGTCGAAGCAACCGCTGTGGAATCACTTACTCAGTTTTTATAAGGAGCAGAAAGTTCTCGTCGAAGGACCCCTGAACAATTTGAAAGAATCTATGATTCAATTTGCCAAACCTAAGAAACTGGTAAATGCTGCTAACCCAGGATCTCACTTTATGTCAACTTCTATGTACGACGCAAGAGAAGCTCTAATTCCTGGTTCTGTTTACGATCGTTCTGGTAATCAGGTCAACGGTACTCAAAATCATAATCCGTACTACCAGAGAAATGTTCCGCTAGATATTTTCAGCAGAACTCATGATACGATCAGCTACATTAGCCCAGAGAGAGCACAAGCTGCTATGAATAATGTTCCGGTTCCTGTTGGAATGTTTATGAACATGGCTCATGTTCCACCGCGATTCTACAATCAACATCAGCAAGCTCTACAAGCAAGGCAGAATCTAAGAAATCGCAGAGGCACAACTTCGGCTAAAAACAAAACTGGTCCTCGGGGAAGTAAACTCAGTCAAACGGAACAAAATACGCAGCCCTATAGCCAACCAGGACTCCCGCTCACTCAAGGAACTACGCAAGGAATGTCACAGCCAGGCTTTAGCCTGTCCCAGCCGGGTCTTAGTCAGGCGGAGTTGTCACAAGACTCGTTTGCAGTTGGTGAATTTCAGTCACAAATGGACGGTTTATTGTCTCAGGATTCTACTTATCAAGGAGATAGAAGCGGATTTTACCAATCAGGCCAGTCGCAAGCAGGAGGCCAGTTCTCCCAACCGTACTGA